In Suncus etruscus isolate mSunEtr1 chromosome 9, mSunEtr1.pri.cur, whole genome shotgun sequence, the genomic window gaaatagctcctgacggggccgggcggtggcgctggaggtaaggtgcctgccttgcctgctagcctaggacggaccgcggttcgatccccccggcgtcccatatggtcccccaagaagccaggagcaacttctgagcgcatagccaggagtaacccctgagcgtcacagggtgtggcccaaaaaccaaaaaaaaaaaaaaaataaataaaagaaatagctcctggcaggcacgggggaccatatgggataccgggattcgaaccaaccacctttggtcctggatcggctgcttgcaaggcaaacgccgctgtgctatctctcttggcccgccaggagcgatttctgagcgtagagccaggaggaacccctgagtgctatcgagtgagagccaaaagccaaaagccaaaaaaaaataaaattaaattaaattaaaacagtcTTCCCCATCCtaggtgtgggcaggtctgatcatccaggtgggattaacatctcaaaagaaagtttaaggggcctgagtggtggcacaagcagtaaggcacaaATAAGTAAGCCTTACTAACTAACcatctaacctaggatggacctaggttcgatcccccagcatcccatatggtcccccaaaccaggatcaatttcttttttttttttttttttttgtttttgtttttgttttttcgggccacacccgttagatgctcaggggttactcctggctacgcgctcagaaattgcccctggcttggggggaccatatgggacgccgggggatcgaaccgtggtcctttccttggctagcgcttgtaaggcatacaccttacctctagcgccacctcgccggccccccaggatcaatttctaagcacatagtcaggagtaacccctgagcgtcattgggtgtggcccaaagaccaaataataaaaataataataaaataaaaaaataactagggcctagagagacagtacagcaggcagggtgcttgccttgctcaaggctcactctggTCCAATCTTTGCCCTGAATAAGGGTCTCAGAACACTGAtcagagtgatttctaaatgcagagtcaagagtaagtcctggtaACCATCAGGTAGAGCCCCAAAGTCTAAATAAAGGACCAGAACAACAGTAGAGCAGGTTGGGTGTCTGTCTTGCAGGaggcaaacccaggttcgatccttggcatccaatatggtcccgtgagtcagccaggagtataATTACCCGAGCAGCGCCAGTTGtggccctccccaaaagaaaacgaAATAAATGACTATTTCAATGTTATcatctgtttggttttggggtcacacccagtggtgcacaggggttactcctggctctatgcttggaatcACTCCTCGAAGTGCTcatgttagccatgtgcaagccaaacgcccttcccacagcactatcactccagccctgccaTGTCCTCACTTGGAACTTAGCCCTTTCAatgtttggctttgttttgtttaggggctgcACCTACAGTGACGGGGATGACTTGACCCTGTGCTCAGATGTGCTTTACCTGTGTTCAGCCCCCAATATGGAACCTTAGGAGGCTCCCAAtcagcagagctcagagcttacttatggctctgtgctcatctcTCTcctgtggggcttgggggaccctgagcagtaccaggaaCTGAAACCAGGTCAGCTCTGGCAAAGGCAAGTGACCGGCCCCCTCTGCATGAATGTCTTGGGGCTGGAATCTAGGTCTCTTGAGGTAGATGTCTGGGTGCCCCAAGTTGTTTCTGTGTATTGAGAAACTTGGAAGACCTTCTGACAGGTGGGTCCTGTGGACACCCCTTTGGTGGTCAGACCCCCTGGAAGGTCCCAGAGGGCACTCGGGTCAGTGGGTCTACCCCAGGAGTGTCAGGGCAGTTCTAGGGGGTGTCCTTCTCCAAGGTCACTCACTACTCTTGGGTGCAGAATGGTTGGAGGAGACCCATGCAGTGCAGGGCACAAAGGGCTCAGGACAGGGAGCACTGATGCGGGGTGCAGGAGTGTTCAAGACCCATCCAAGGTTGGGGCTCAGCCTGTGCACCCCAGTACCAGTCTGGACCAGCTTGGCTCCCGTCCCGCCCCTGTGACTCTGTCCCctgctgctttctctctctcaatctctgcAGGGACCTTGGTCACCGGCTATGCCCAGGGGTGCGGCCAGCGTGCGCCCCTCCTAGCCACCCAGCGCCCTGGCCAGAGAGGGAGGCAGCGGGTTGGCGGGAGGGGCGGGGCGGGCGCCCCGACGGGGCTGGTGTAGCTGGGGAAGGATGGGGGACCCGACACCCCCTCCCGCCCCTGGGCGTGCCCGGGGAGCTTCTATATAAAGAGACGAGCTCCAGGGCGCACTGAGCCGCCTTCGCAGCCACTGTGCGCCCCAACCCGCCCGTGAGCCCCGCAGAGCCCCGCCAAGACAGCAGCCAGGTACCCCGGCCCTTGCCCGCCCCGGGAGAGCTGGGGGCTCTCTGCTGGGCCTCGCGCTCAGCGCCCACGCCTCCCCTGCAGCACCCTTAACACCACCCAGTCCACACCCTCGGGGATCCGTGTTCCCCCCCCTGGAAGGGTCCTGATCCCACCTGCAGCTGggccccagcttgggggacccacCAGAGCTGTGCATTTTGGGTTAGAGATCCCCCCCAGGGGCTCGTGGGGTGGCTGGAAATTCTCTGCctctgggtggggtggggccCTGGTGGACACATCAGAGGTGTTGGTGCAGATGCCGCTTTgcaccccccgccaaaaaaaaaaaaactgcattctggcCCCAGGTTGAGGTGCCtcccccctctgtctctctccttgtcGCTGCCATCCGTCTCAGCCAGTCCCTGCACCTGTAAGGATGGTGAGTCCCCTCGGTCCCTCCCTCCAGGGCCCAGTCCCAGTCCCAGCCAGAGCAAGGACCAAGGGCATTGAGTCCCATCCCAGGGGCTGTCCTTCGCAGAGGCTAAACCAAGCTCAACTCCCCATTTTCTCACTCTGAGGCAGCAGTgggacccacccacccccagcatTCCACCTCTCCCACAAGCCCCGGGAAGTGGGTGTGGGGTCCCTCTGCACCCAGCACGTGGGGTGCAGCACTGAGCACCCTCCTGGTCCCTGCGGTGTTGGGACAAGGTGCTATCCACCGCCTTGGAGTGCAGCTTTCCCCCAGAGAGCAGCCGGGCACAGAGCTGGGTGAGGCCCAGCGTCTCAGCCCATTTGTGCACACCAGCCCTGCCAAGGCAGAGTTCCTGGGGTTCCCCATGGCTGAGTGTCAGCAGCAGCACCCCAGCGTGGGACAGGGCAGAGAGACCCAACtccctctccccactgtgcttacTGAGTGTCTGGGCGCCCCTAATGGGGGAGCCAGGCTCCAACAGGGCCTGGGACCGGGGCCAGGGTTCACCCAAAGGGAGCAAGCAGTGGCAGGACTCAGACCTGTGAAAGTGGGCACTGGCTTCCAGGCAGGCAAAAACCCAGTGGACTAAGTCTGTGCTGAGTGAGCACTGAGTGCTGAGTGCATGCCTATGTGTTCTTCCTGCAGGAGAGCAGGCTCTATCAATCACAATCCACTTGGGTTCAGGATCCCCCAAGCACAGACCCTGGAGTAACTCCTAACTATAGGCATTTTTGGCtccaaaggcaaacaaacaaacaacaacaaaaatggacaGGAAGGATCCCGGGAGGAAACATGTATAAGCCCAGGTTCTTGGGGCCTGGGAAATCCAGGAAAACCAAATCCAGCACCTGGGTCATAGCAGGCCCCGCAATAGGAGACGGGTCGGGTCACCAGAGCCAGAGAAAGTTAGGGCGTCTTAGTTCATCTGTTGATCTATCGGTTCTTCAATCAGCAAACATTTCCTGAGTGTCCCAGGTTTGACACTGCACTGGGAGTCCCGTCACCTCAAGGAACCAGAGACAAAGCCTCCAACTCTGATCAAACTCAGGCAGAGCAGACCTGGGagtctgggggtggtggtggccaGGGACACAGTGTCCATGTCCCCAACTCCTCCAGCACTGAACTGTTTACAAAGCATCTACCCCAAGTACCTGCTGGCATCCCTGTCACCCACCCCACCTGGCTCCTGTCCACAAGTGAGTGGTCCCCACATAACCCTAAATCATGCCCTTTTGCCTGCCCACTGCCTCTGCCTCCCTCAGCTCTCCCTGGATCCACTGGGACCCCAGGGGCCCAAGGacctggaggaagaggagggtgcGTGGGGAGGGGGCTCCGGCCTGCCTCCCCCCAGCTGCTTCCCGGGCTCCTGGTGCCACGACGTGGGCCTGGACTGCGAGGGTGCCCCCGAGGGCCCCGAGGCACGGGCCTGGACTTTGCACAACTACCGCCTCCTGCAGAGCTGTTTGCAGCAAGCGGGCCTGCCGGAGACCCAGCACCGCTGCCAGGCGCCCCGCACAGGTGCCTGGGATGTCCCAGTGGGCCACGGCGGGAGGGACTGGCCCGCCCTGCCCGCTCACCTTCACGCCAAGGTGGCCCCTCGCAACACAGCCTGCGGGTACTGACTCCAAGGGCAGCATGCCCTGGTCATTCCGGGGAACTCGGCTCCTCACTCCACAACAAACACACCTGCCCCAGCTATGGAATGTGCAATCCACAGGCTTTCAGGGGAAGGCCAGGGTGCCGGGTGCCATGGAGGCagcagagtgggggggggggaccctggGAACCCTCAGGTTTCCCAGGTTTCATGTGGTCCACCAAGGACAGAAAGAAAGCACACAGTCACAGAGTTGGTCCCATGTGCAGACTGGGAAACGGAGGCATCAAgatttctacacacacacacacacacacacatatgcagagGTCTTTGGGCCTTCAGAATTCAGGCTAGTCTCCAGCCTACACTCCAGGGGCCAAATctacctcagtttcttttctgGGACCCCATCACTTGCTCACTGGAAAATGGAAAGTGGGGTGTGTTCCAGAAAGAGGGTAGGGTTTGGGGTGGGGAAACGGAGCAAGACAGCCAGTGGGGAGCCCGTGTGAGCTGGGCCATATTGTCTCCCCCCAGGCTACCCTGGGGCAGAGGTGACCTTGTGCATTCTGGGGTCCCCCAGCACCTTTCTGCCTGTGCTGCTGGAGGGGGGTGCCCAGAGCCCTGGTGAGTGTGCACCCCAGTTCCCCCATCCCCCTTTTCCACGGGCTGCCCTGCCCATGTCCCAAAATACCCACCAGCCCTGGCAACAGCTCCTTTCCCCCTGACCAGCTGCCCTGCGGAGTGGGGGTGGGTTCCCAAGGCAGCTGCCTTCTGCCCCACATACTCAGGGTCCGGGCAGCCGGGGGTGCCCAGGGGCCTCATGCCAGCGACCCATCGTCCCTTTGCCCGCAGGAAACATGCTCCTCTGTCTGTCCCCTGCGTGGCTGACCAAGGTGCTGACGCCGGGACAGCCCGGCGAGGTGACCCTGCAGGTGTCCAAAGCTGTGAGCTTCCACCCGGGGGGGCTGACGTTTCTGGACGACTTTTTGCCCCCGCGTCATGCCACCTACTTCTTACCGGGCCTGGAGCCAGGGCCCGGCCGGGCTCAGGAGGCCGCAGAGCTGGCCCGGGACCTGAGCTGCCCCACAGGCGCGTCAGCTGAGCTGGCCCGGCTGCTGGAGGACCGGCTGCTGGCAAGGTGGCTGCTGGCCCAGCAGGAGGGCGTGGTGGTGCCAGCCACCCTGGCTTTCACCTACAAGCCGCCAGCCCTGCTGCAGGGCAGTGCTGCCAGCCCCAGCCTAAAGTTGGTGACACTGAGTGGCCAAGAGGGCCGGGAGATGCTGGTGAAGGAGGAAGTTGGCGCCTTCCTGTGCTCCGAGGCCCTGGGGGATGCCCTGCAGGTGACTGAAGGCTGCCTGGCTCCCTCCCTGGCTCCTTGGGTATGAGGGGACCCCTTGGAGCACTTCTGCAGGGCGATAAGCAGGTCCTCGTTACCCCCTGACTGCAGGTGGCCGTGAAGCTCAGTGGCTGGCGCTGGCGTGGCCGGCAGCCCCTCCGCCTCTACCCCAGGGCCGAGCTGGGCCCCATAGTGGACACAGTGCTGGCCTTGCTGGAGAagacagaggaggaggagagcgTGCTGGTGGAGGCCATGTGCCCACCGGCCCACCTGCCCTGCCCAGGTGAGACTCCTGCGCTGGCCATAGAGGGGGGAAGAGGGTGAAGGCAACTTCCTTGAGCTGGACTCGGGGGCTCACTGTCTCCCCCAGGCAGCTCCCCGCCAGGGCCAGGCCCGGAGCTGGCTTTGCGCATCTGTGCTGTGGTGTGCCGGACGCAGGGCGACAGGCCCGTGCTGAGCAAGGTGAGGGGGGACCCGGGGGTGTAGGGTGACGAAGGGCAGAGAGGACGCTATTTGGGGCGCAGCTTGGAGATAGATCTTGACTTGGGGGGGGTTCCCTCTGCCCCAGCCCTCTCCACGAAGAGCCCTGCTGGGTTCCCCTTGGAGGGGACGCAGAGGCCACGCCGGGGAGCTCGCTGAGAGTCCCCCAAGGGTCGCCCCGTGCGGGAGGGAAGCTGCAGAAGCGGGGAGCACTGTGGAGCACTGTGCCCCGAGCCCTCAGCGGGCAGATCCCCCGCCGGGCGTGCCAGGGAGGGGAGGGCGGGGAGGGCGGCGGCTTCCGAGCGCCCCGAGTCGAAGGGCCCGAGTCGCACCCGCGCAGCTGGTGGGCAGCGTGGGCCGCGCGGACCGGCCCCCGGGACACCGAGACGGCCTGCCGCGGACGCTGGAGGCGGCGCTGGGCCAGTGCGGCCTGggcgaggcggcggcggcggcggccgtgcGGCGGCGcgtggaggcggcggcggcggcggcgctggcGGCCGTGCAGCGCCTGGAGGCCGGGCTGAGCGCGGAGCGGCGGGGCGGGCGGCGCGTGCACACCGACGTGCTGGGTGagcggggccgggccggggggCCGGGGGGCCGGGACGCGCCCGGCGTCCTCGCCCCGCTGACGGCCTCCGACCCCAGGCGTGGACTTCGCGCTGACGGCGGCCGGCCGCTCGCTGAGGCCCGTGGCGCTGGCGCTGGCGCCGGGCGGGGGCCCGTGCCTGGCGGCGTGCGGCGCGCTCGAGGCGCTGTGGGCGGCGCGGCGGGGCGCGgcggaggaggcggcggcggcggcgccgctCGTGGAGACGATGCTGCGGCGCTCGGCGCGCGGCCTCATGCGGGGCAAGCAGCTGCTGCTCGTGGGCGCCGGCGGGGCCAGCAAGAGCTTCGTGTGGGACGCGGCGCGCGACTACGGGCTCAAGGTGAGCGCCGCGCCGGAAGAAGGCGGGTCTGGGGGCGGGTCTGTCGCGGGAGGGGCGGGGCCAAGCCCGAAGGCCAAGCCTGAGTGGTGGCTCTGTCCCGAGGGCGTGGCCTTGGACGGGGCGTGGCTAGGAATGAGGCGGGGCCAAGGTCACAGTCGAAGCCTGAGTGGTGGCTCTGTCCCGGGGGCGTGTCTCTGAAAGGGGCAGGGCCAAGCCTGAGTGGTGGGTCTGCCCTGGGGGCGTGTCCCCGGGGAAGAGATAGGTCAGAAAGGGCGTGGCCAGTCCCGAAGTCGAAGCCTGAGTGGTGGACTTGTCCTGGGGGCGTGTCTCAAAAGAAGGGGCGGGTCTAGGAATGAGGCGGGGCCAAGCCCTAGATCCCAGCCTTAGTGGTGAATCTGCCCTGGGGGCGTGGCTAGGAATGAGGCGGGGCCAAGGCCACAGTCGAAGCCTGAGTGGTGAATCTGTCCTGGGGGGCGTGTCTCTGAAAGGGGCGGGGATAGGGATGAGGCGGGGCCAAGCCTGAGTAATGGGTCTGCCCTGGGGGCGTGTCCCCGGGGAAGAGACGGGTCAGAAAGGGCGTGGTCAATCCCGAAGTCAAAGCCTGAGTGGTGGACTTGTCCTGGGGGCATGTCTCAGGAGAAGGGGCGGGTCTAGTAATGAGGCGGGGCCAAGCCCTAGATCCCAGCCTTAGTGGTGGATGCCCTGGGGGCGTGTCTCTGGAAGGGAAGGGGCGTGGCTAGGAATGAGGCGGGGCCAAGGCCGAACTCCAAGCCTGAGTGGTAGACCTGACCTGGGGCGTGCTTATGGGGGCGTGGCTAGTAATGAGGCGGGGCCAAGCCCTATATCCCACTCTGAGTGGTCAATTTAATCTGGGGGTGTGTCCTGGTGTCTGAGGGGAGGGCGGGGCTTGGGATGAGAGGGGGAGTATCCAAGCCTAAAATCCAAGCTGAGTGGTGGATCTGTCCTGGGGCGTGTCCCAGAAGGGGCGCTAGTGGACTAGGAGGCTGGGGGTCTCACATCCATAGGGATGGATTCGAATATTGGGGCCCAAAGAGATGTTGCTGAGTTGGGATCCCGCCAATACTTCTAGGGGTGGCGCATTTAAGGGGATGTTTTCCTGGTGTTGCCAAAGCTCCGTTGGGGCTTGCCCACTTTCCAGGGTCAGTAGTATGTGCAGTTTATTTTACttcttgggttttggggtcacatctggcattgccCAAGGGATGTTCCCCTGCAGTGCTTAATGATCATGTCCTGCCTGGGATCCAACCCTGCACTCTTGCAgcgctccagccctttgagctattactccagctccggCTTTGACACTTGTGGGCCCTAACCAATTTCTGTTCCTCTATAGAGGGAAGGGAGGGTGGCATTTAGGTTTACTGCCAGAACAGCGGCCTGAATATCAAGCTAAGGTGCATAACCCTGTTTTGGAGAAAGGTCCTTTGAGGTGGAATAGCTGAGACACAGGAAGGATGCTGAGCCTGAACCAAATTCATTGTAGTGCCTCCTGGGTTCAGAACCGCATGCAGCCTGACAGACAGATAGGAGCAGAGGCCAGGCAGGAAGGACAGCTCAAGTGTAGTCTGTCATTTCTGTGAAGGAATTGGTTTTAGTCCTCAGCTTCCCagtctcccagcaccaccagaagtgaattgAGCCACCCCAACCTCATGGGCTGCCTCTGTCCTATTACCAGGGACAGTGAGCTCTGGGCCTCACTGGATTCCTTAatgggcatttcttttttttttgttttgttttgttttgttttgttttgttttgtttttgggccacacccggcgttgctcaggggttactcctggctgtctgctcagaaatagctcctggcaggcacaggggaccatatgggacactgggattcgaaccaaccacctttggtcctggatcggctgcttgcaaggcaaacaccgctgagctatctctccgggccccttcatGGGCATTTCTATGTCAGAGCACATCCTTTGAATGACAACACAACAAGAAGCCCAACAGATCACTTGTACAGAGTCCCAACCCTGGGGACATCCTGACAAGCCCTGGGAAACCCAGAGAAGAACCCAGGGcttacagcacttgccttgcagcacCACCTTGCAAATATGTGGTTATaagttcaaatccccagttgtcCCATATGTGATCTTGGCAACTCAGCAGTCCGAGTCCAGCCATCCTGCTCCTGCAGTCTGTGATTTCCATTGGAaaccatccccccccccaaaaaaaaacccataaataaatcCCTGGCAGGGTGTGGCTGCCTCTGGGAATGAACCCATCAATTCTTACCCCATCCTCCTTGCTCTCCAGCCCCTCCGGCAGCTGCCTTCCCTAGGAAATAACGCTCTTCTTCATGTTAGGTTAGGCACCCCCCTatttccattccttcctttctcaatCATCAACAAAAGACCTTTCTCTGAAACAGGGTTAGGAGCCTTAGCTTGATATTCAGGCTGCTGTTCTGGCACCTAATGGTGGATGAGTCCAAATGGCCCAGAGGACCAGGGCCATGTGCTAAGTATATTCCTGCACCCGGGAGCTGATCTGGGG contains:
- the CARNS1 gene encoding carnosine synthase 1, whose product is MSPTPPALNCLQSIYPKYLLASLSPTPPGSCPQVSGPHITLNHALLPAHCLCLPQLSLDPLGPQGPKDLEEEEGAWGGGSGLPPPSCFPGSWCHDVGLDCEGAPEGPEARAWTLHNYRLLQSCLQQAGLPETQHRCQAPRTGYPGAEVTLCILGSPSTFLPVLLEGGAQSPGNMLLCLSPAWLTKVLTPGQPGEVTLQVSKAVSFHPGGLTFLDDFLPPRHATYFLPGLEPGPGRAQEAAELARDLSCPTGASAELARLLEDRLLARWLLAQQEGVVVPATLAFTYKPPALLQGSAASPSLKLVTLSGQEGREMLVKEEVGAFLCSEALGDALQVAVKLSGWRWRGRQPLRLYPRAELGPIVDTVLALLEKTEEEESVLVEAMCPPAHLPCSSPPGPGPELALRICAVVCRTQGDRPVLSKLVGSVGRADRPPGHRDGLPRTLEAALGQCGLGEAAAAAAVRRRVEAAAAAALAAVQRLEAGLSAERRGGRRVHTDVLGVDFALTAAGRSLRPVALALAPGGGPCLAACGALEALWAARRGAAEEAAAAAPLVETMLRRSARGLMRGKQLLLVGAGGASKSFVWDAARDYGLKLHLVDSNPNHFASGLVETFIHFDVTEHRKDEENARLLAELVRARGLQLDGCFSYWDDCLVLTALLCQELGLPSSPPGAMCLAKQKSRTQLHLLQCRGPPWPAPSLHAVPCCPLASEADLERAVHQVPLPGVMKLEFGAGAVGVRLVDDAAQCHEHFSRIARDLQGEADHPGIGLGWGNSMLLMEFVEGTEHDVDLVVFGGRLLTAFVSDNGPTRLPGFTETAARMPTGLAPEQEAQLVQAAFRCCLGCGLLDGVFNVELKLTWAGPRLIEINPRMGGFYLRDWILELYGVDLLLAAAMVACGLRPAVPTRPRARGHLVGVMCVVSQNLQALTSSASRESLQAMHDRGLLRLNLLEESLVPGEYEEPYCSVACAGSSPAEARHRLLGLCQGLGIDGPHYPVAYFLSHFQ